Proteins co-encoded in one Dreissena polymorpha isolate Duluth1 chromosome 12, UMN_Dpol_1.0, whole genome shotgun sequence genomic window:
- the LOC127852718 gene encoding neuronal acetylcholine receptor subunit alpha-7-like: MRDQSNTTSVHVSLNIFVIYDIDEVTQTLKVSGSLLLNWVDENLMWEPDDFGGITTGVFPQEYVWKPGIALKNTIFTSRCAFDITYFPFDKQTCELRFVTWGYTSDEIRIMGPDTGPSANWQELINNPEWTLVEVSESNFSKPRPMMVFNLHLKRKPRYIVTYIILPLLVLIALNGCVFLLPGQSGEKTSYAITVFLSFVVFSTIVQETLPVNSENVCYLSVFVTMQIIESAVITIVTILLVRLESCTGHIPKAIISIAKCFDSWQYRPIKDVRSKKSNVILEKQKLTALKEFKHSVDSEDTATICSDTLDKGDMSRIIIQLDWLFFFAFFFFNVTCTSVFFGMVL, from the exons ATGAGAGACCAATCGAATACAACATCAGTTCACGTTTCGCTTAACATCTTTGTGATTTATGACATAGACGAGGTGACACAAACACTAAAGGTTTCAGGATCTCTTCTTCTAAATTGGGTGGATGAAAATCTCATGTGGGAACCGGATGATTTTGGCGGAATAACCACCGGTGTGTTTCCACAAGAGTACGTCTGGAAGCCTGGAATTGCACTGAAAAACACG ATTTTTACTTCTCGGTGTGCGTTTGATATAACGTATTTCCCATTCGACAAACAAACGTGTGAATTACGGTTTGTGACATGGGGCTATACATCTGACGAAATACGTATCATGGGACCAGACACTGGTCCGTCTGCTAATTGGCAGGAGCTCATCAATAACCCAGAATGGACTCTTGTCGAAGTCTCCGAAAGTAACTTCTCAAAACCGAGGCCTATGATGGTATTTAACCTTCACCTGAAACGAAAACCAAGGTACATCGTTACTTATATTATACTTCCGTTGCTAGTGTTGATCGCACTAAATGGGTGTGTTTTCCTTTTACCGGGTCAGAGTGGCGAAAAAACAAGTTATGCCATCACAGTATTTCTCTCCTTTGTTGTCTTCTCTACCATCGTACAAGAAACGCTTCCAGTGAACTCGGAGAACGTGTGCTACCTATCCGTTTTTGTAACCATGCAAATCATCGAGAGTGCTGTTATAACCATTGTCACCATCTTATTGgttcggcttgaaagctgcactGGCCATATTCCGAAAGCAATTATAAGTATTGCAAAATGCTTCGACTCCTGGCAATATAGACCCATCAAAGACGTTCGCTCTAAAAAATCGAATGTTATTTTAGAAAAACAGAAATTGACAGCTTTAAAAGAGTTTAAACATTCCGTTGACTCAGAGGATACTGCCACCATTTGTTCTGACACATTGGACAAGGGTGACATGAGTCGGATAATCATTCAACTGGATTGGTtatttttctttgcatttttCTTCTTTAATGTTACTTGTACCAGTGTTTTCTTTGGGATGGTATTGTAA